From a region of the Neobacillus niacini genome:
- a CDS encoding DUF2975 domain-containing protein, producing the protein MKRGSTIFLKIALILIGIPILALCIYVLPLIIKGAGEGSEEMAYVLYGILTIMYVSAIPFYFALYQSFTLLSYIDKNKAFSEISVKALKKIKNCAATISILFVAGMPLFYIVGEVDDAPGVIVIGMVIIFASMVISVFAAVLQRLLQEAIHIKSENDLTV; encoded by the coding sequence ATGAAACGAGGATCAACCATCTTTTTAAAGATAGCTCTTATTCTTATAGGAATTCCCATTCTTGCTTTGTGTATATATGTTTTACCTTTAATCATTAAGGGTGCAGGTGAAGGTAGTGAAGAGATGGCTTATGTCCTTTATGGCATTTTAACGATTATGTACGTTTCGGCGATCCCTTTTTACTTTGCGCTGTATCAATCTTTTACACTTTTAAGCTATATTGACAAGAACAAAGCTTTCTCGGAAATTTCGGTAAAGGCTTTGAAGAAAATCAAAAATTGTGCTGCTACCATCAGTATTCTGTTTGTGGCAGGTATGCCGCTCTTCTATATAGTAGGGGAGGTAGACGATGCCCCAGGTGTAATTGTAATCGGAATGGTAATTATTTTTGCATCTATGGTGATCTCCGTCTTTGCTGCCGTTCTCCAAAGACTCTTACAAGAAGCCATTCATATAAAATCTGAAAATGATTTAACGGTCTGA
- a CDS encoding sugar phosphate isomerase/epimerase family protein, protein MKLAFTTLGCPNWDLDKIISNAVENGYDGVDFRGYLGELDLFKFPEFSSNVRETVRRFQETSLEVPCFSSSVRLFTNSSEEFENYREELMNYAALCQEFHTPYIRVFGGSIGDTSREEAFSIVERNVLEYLKIAEEYDVHLLFETHDDWTSSEYMKEIFNRIHSSHFHVLWDVHHPYRTIGEEPAFTWETLGDWVKYTHWKDSYVKEGTQRGYQLCLLGEGDVPLKEIYTLLKNNGYEGYCTLEWEKKWCPEIEEPEIAFKQYSSFMKEILK, encoded by the coding sequence ATGAAATTAGCTTTTACGACATTAGGTTGTCCCAATTGGGATTTAGATAAAATCATCTCAAATGCAGTGGAAAACGGCTATGATGGAGTTGATTTCCGAGGGTACCTAGGTGAATTGGATCTATTTAAATTTCCAGAGTTTTCAAGTAACGTACGTGAGACTGTTCGCAGATTTCAAGAAACATCTTTAGAAGTTCCCTGTTTTTCAAGCTCGGTAAGGCTGTTTACAAACTCAAGTGAAGAATTTGAAAATTATCGAGAAGAATTAATGAACTATGCTGCGCTATGTCAAGAATTTCACACACCATACATTCGGGTATTTGGCGGCTCTATTGGGGATACAAGCAGAGAAGAAGCATTTTCAATTGTAGAACGAAACGTCTTAGAATATCTCAAAATTGCGGAAGAGTACGACGTTCATCTCCTTTTTGAAACACATGATGATTGGACCAGCAGCGAATATATGAAAGAAATATTTAATAGAATTCACTCTTCACATTTTCATGTCCTATGGGATGTGCATCATCCTTATCGAACGATAGGAGAAGAACCTGCCTTCACTTGGGAGACACTTGGAGACTGGGTTAAATATACACACTGGAAGGATTCCTATGTAAAGGAAGGTACACAAAGAGGGTACCAGCTTTGTCTTCTTGGGGAGGGTGATGTCCCCTTAAAAGAAATATACACTCTTTTAAAAAATAATGGATACGAAGGCTATTGCACATTAGAATGGGAAAAAAAATGGTGTCCGGAGATAGAAGAACCAGAAATTGCGTTTAAACAATATAGTTCTTTTATGAAAGAAATTCTAAAATAG
- a CDS encoding sugar phosphate isomerase/epimerase family protein — MRNKFAAQLYTLREELKRGIVPVFKELKEMGWAGVQLSALPPSYDPEEIVAALKENQLGTAGIHISIDRLENDLDNLLDEVRLYQTKDIVCPNIPENLRNREGYQKVKTLLNEVAQKAPGYRISYHNHAFEFDTEIEGKSSLEYLLEPTAENKILAEIDVFWIKKAGRDPLQFLQPYAQRMPIIHLKDMTRDERKTFAEVGTGLIDFAPILDWCEKSGVEWYAVEQDICPGNPMDSLQTSLENLKVLSKQFQ; from the coding sequence ATGAGAAATAAGTTTGCTGCGCAATTGTATACGCTAAGAGAAGAATTAAAAAGGGGAATTGTACCAGTTTTTAAAGAATTGAAGGAAATGGGCTGGGCCGGAGTTCAGTTGTCGGCGTTACCGCCTAGCTATGATCCAGAAGAAATCGTAGCAGCTCTAAAGGAAAATCAACTTGGTACGGCCGGGATACATATATCCATAGACCGGCTGGAAAACGATCTTGATAATCTTCTAGATGAAGTCAGATTATATCAAACAAAAGATATTGTTTGTCCAAACATTCCTGAAAATTTAAGAAACAGAGAAGGTTATCAGAAAGTAAAGACTCTCTTAAATGAAGTCGCCCAGAAAGCACCTGGATATCGGATTAGCTACCATAACCATGCTTTTGAATTTGACACTGAGATAGAAGGGAAATCTTCTTTAGAATACTTGTTAGAACCAACAGCAGAGAATAAAATTTTGGCTGAAATTGATGTGTTTTGGATTAAAAAAGCCGGAAGAGACCCGCTGCAATTTCTACAACCCTATGCACAACGAATGCCTATTATCCATTTAAAAGACATGACAAGAGATGAAAGAAAAACCTTTGCGGAAGTTGGAACAGGATTGATTGATTTTGCTCCAATCCTAGATTGGTGTGAAAAATCAGGAGTTGAATGGTATGCAGTGGAACAGGATATCTGCCCTGGTAACCCAATGGATAGTCTTCAAACAAGTTTAGAAAACCTAAAAGTACTTTCTAAGCAATTTCAATAA
- a CDS encoding sugar phosphate isomerase/epimerase family protein: MKLGCCAGIEKASILYQAGYDFIECTVVSLKPEASEAEFKSILRTYEESPIPVEACNILLPGDLKIVGEQVYADRIKNYLESALERVKRIGADTIVFGSGGARSLPDGFSRVKGEEQIIQFLHLAADVADPLDLTIVIEPLNRKESNIINSVPEAVKFAEKVNRKSIKALADFYHMDEDSEPLTHIYEHKDFIKHIHVADSGRLSPGTGSYPYSDFVNLVQQSSYNGRISIECKWNDFDTEVKQSLLYLKEQFRIA, from the coding sequence ATGAAACTAGGTTGTTGTGCAGGTATAGAGAAAGCATCCATTCTCTATCAAGCAGGTTATGATTTTATTGAATGTACAGTTGTTTCATTAAAGCCTGAAGCAAGCGAAGCGGAGTTTAAATCCATCCTAAGAACGTATGAAGAATCGCCCATTCCGGTTGAAGCCTGTAATATTCTACTTCCCGGAGATTTAAAAATTGTAGGCGAACAGGTTTATGCCGATCGGATTAAAAATTATTTGGAATCTGCCTTAGAACGAGTAAAACGAATAGGTGCTGACACCATTGTGTTTGGAAGCGGGGGAGCTAGATCATTGCCAGATGGTTTTTCAAGGGTGAAAGGTGAAGAACAAATTATCCAGTTTTTGCATCTGGCAGCTGACGTGGCGGATCCACTCGATTTGACCATTGTCATTGAGCCTCTTAACCGAAAGGAATCAAATATAATAAACAGTGTTCCAGAAGCAGTCAAATTTGCTGAAAAAGTAAACCGTAAATCGATTAAGGCCTTGGCAGATTTTTATCATATGGATGAGGATTCTGAGCCTCTAACTCATATTTACGAACATAAAGATTTTATTAAACACATCCATGTTGCAGACTCTGGCAGACTCTCACCTGGTACAGGAAGTTACCCGTATTCGGACTTTGTCAACTTGGTGCAGCAATCTAGTTATAATGGCCGAATTTCAATCGAATGTAAGTGGAATGACTTTGATACAGAGGTTAAACAATCACTCCTTTATTTAAAAGAGCAGTTTCGGATTGCATAG
- a CDS encoding Gfo/Idh/MocA family protein — MSIVNVGIIMNGVTGRMGTNQHLIRSIVAIREQGGVACKNGVVIMPDPILVGRNEEKLKSLASKHNIARWSTNLDECLSDEHNIIYFDAQTTVRRAEAIRKAIKAGKHIYCEKPTAVGLEESLELATLAYKAGVKNGVVQDKLFLPGILKLKRLVDSGFFGKILSVRMEFGYWVFEGDWQQAQRPSWNYRKEDGGGIISDMFAHWRYVLDNLFGNVRAVSCIGATHIQKRVDEEDEIYTATAEDAAYATFELDGGIIVQANSSWAVRVNRDDLLTIQVDGTEGSAVAGLRDCKTQHRVNTPKPVWNPDIANPISFLDQWQEMPTNDVYDNGFKVQWELFLKHIVLDEEFPWDLLEGAKGTQLSDLGIQSWKERRWVDVPELTIGGTPNGEKVKAAKS; from the coding sequence ATGTCTATAGTTAATGTTGGAATTATTATGAACGGTGTTACCGGCCGAATGGGGACCAATCAACATCTTATTCGATCCATTGTTGCCATTCGGGAACAGGGAGGAGTCGCTTGTAAAAACGGTGTTGTCATTATGCCTGATCCCATTTTAGTAGGAAGAAATGAAGAAAAATTAAAATCGTTAGCGAGTAAACACAATATTGCTCGTTGGAGTACCAATTTAGATGAATGTCTTTCCGATGAACATAATATCATTTATTTTGATGCCCAAACAACTGTTAGACGTGCTGAGGCGATTCGCAAGGCAATAAAGGCTGGGAAACATATTTATTGTGAAAAGCCAACAGCTGTAGGACTAGAGGAGTCTTTAGAACTTGCGACCTTAGCTTATAAAGCGGGAGTCAAAAATGGAGTAGTCCAAGATAAATTGTTTCTCCCAGGAATTTTAAAGTTAAAAAGATTAGTGGATTCTGGCTTCTTTGGTAAAATTCTCTCTGTCCGAATGGAATTTGGGTACTGGGTATTTGAAGGAGATTGGCAACAAGCACAGCGTCCTTCTTGGAACTATCGAAAAGAAGACGGCGGCGGCATTATTTCCGACATGTTCGCCCATTGGCGCTATGTCCTGGACAATCTATTTGGAAACGTCCGTGCTGTCTCTTGTATCGGTGCCACGCATATCCAAAAGCGGGTGGATGAAGAAGATGAAATATATACTGCCACTGCAGAGGATGCAGCCTACGCTACATTCGAATTAGATGGAGGGATTATCGTACAAGCAAATTCTTCTTGGGCAGTACGCGTAAACCGAGATGACCTCTTAACCATCCAAGTCGATGGAACGGAAGGCAGTGCGGTTGCGGGATTAAGAGATTGTAAGACACAGCATCGTGTCAACACGCCAAAGCCTGTTTGGAATCCGGATATAGCGAATCCAATCTCTTTCCTAGATCAATGGCAGGAGATGCCGACGAACGATGTCTATGATAATGGCTTTAAGGTACAGTGGGAATTATTCTTAAAACATATTGTTCTTGATGAAGAATTTCCATGGGATTTATTAGAAGGTGCAAAAGGAACACAATTATCTGACCTTGGTATCCAATCGTGGAAGGAAAGACGATGGGTGGATGTACCGGAACTGACCATTGGAGGGACACCGAATGGTGAAAAAGTTAAAGCTGCTAAGAGCTAA
- a CDS encoding Gfo/Idh/MocA family protein — protein sequence MENVKIGIIGIGNMGSSHSLYLNNGEVPGAVLTAVCDQNPERLKWAKETLGENIQMFDNTEAFFEFGDIDAVIVATPHYDHPPLAIKALQKGLHVLVEKPVGVFTKNVRELNEVAEKSGKVFGIMFNQRTNPLYQKLRDLVQSGELGEIKRTNWIITDWYRSQSYYDSGGWRATWAGEGGGVLANQDPHQLDLWQWTSGLMPKRVRAFCGFGKFHTIEVEDDVTAYVEYENGATGVFVTSTGDAPGTNRYEISGDRGKLVVEDGKLTFWRLRQSEREFNREYKGGFGEPECWKIDIPIKGVATQHKGITTNWVNAILHGKELLGPGVEGIKGLEISNAMHLSAWTDDWVDLPINEDLFYSKLQEKIKTSTFKKKIVADRTLNIQGTH from the coding sequence TTGGAGAATGTCAAAATAGGAATTATCGGTATTGGCAATATGGGAAGTTCCCATTCACTCTATCTTAATAATGGTGAAGTACCAGGGGCAGTGTTAACAGCTGTATGTGATCAGAACCCTGAGAGATTAAAATGGGCAAAAGAAACATTAGGTGAAAATATTCAAATGTTTGACAATACCGAAGCATTTTTCGAATTCGGTGATATTGATGCGGTGATTGTAGCAACCCCGCATTATGATCATCCGCCTTTGGCGATAAAAGCCCTTCAAAAAGGTCTGCATGTTTTGGTAGAAAAGCCAGTTGGTGTTTTTACCAAGAATGTTCGTGAATTGAATGAGGTGGCTGAAAAAAGTGGAAAAGTTTTTGGAATTATGTTTAACCAACGAACCAATCCTTTGTATCAAAAGCTAAGAGACCTTGTGCAAAGCGGGGAATTAGGGGAAATCAAACGTACCAATTGGATTATAACAGATTGGTACCGCTCTCAAAGCTATTATGATTCAGGCGGTTGGAGAGCAACATGGGCAGGTGAAGGCGGCGGGGTCCTCGCAAATCAAGACCCACACCAGCTTGATTTATGGCAATGGACGAGCGGCTTGATGCCGAAACGAGTTCGGGCTTTTTGTGGGTTTGGTAAGTTTCATACTATTGAAGTAGAAGATGACGTAACGGCTTATGTTGAATACGAAAATGGTGCAACAGGAGTATTCGTTACTTCAACAGGTGATGCTCCTGGTACCAATCGCTACGAAATATCCGGGGACCGTGGAAAATTGGTTGTCGAAGATGGAAAATTGACATTCTGGAGGTTAAGGCAATCCGAAAGAGAGTTTAATAGAGAATATAAAGGCGGATTTGGAGAGCCAGAATGCTGGAAGATTGATATCCCTATTAAAGGTGTAGCAACACAGCATAAAGGAATTACCACCAACTGGGTGAATGCAATCCTTCATGGCAAAGAATTACTAGGGCCAGGCGTAGAAGGAATCAAAGGGCTAGAAATTTCCAATGCTATGCATTTATCTGCCTGGACAGACGATTGGGTAGACCTCCCTATAAATGAAGATCTCTTCTATTCTAAATTGCAAGAGAAAATAAAAACATCTACATTCAAAAAGAAAATCGTTGCTGATAGGACACTTAATATTCAAGGAACACATTAA
- a CDS encoding dihydrodipicolinate synthase family protein — translation MVKKLKLLRANGSFENYEPGNTASFEIPEKKFQSRTAFSAAHVVCDSLAVACPLGNPQIHWEDTLSYRHYLWSMGLSVAEAMDTAQRGMGLSWEGAKELIRRSSAEANAVGGRIACGAGTDHLIPNRKYSMEQIMEAYEEQCAFIEEQGSQIILMASRALAANAKSPEDYARVYSHILSQVSQPVILHWLGDMFDPSLTGYWGHKNLYDAMEVCLNIIWENQDKVDGIKISLLDADKEIEMRRRLPEAVKMYTGDDFNYPELIRGDHHGFSHALLGIFDAIAPAAAAALTALDHDDVNTYESILEKTVPLSRHIFQTPTYSYKTGIVFMAYLNGHQNHFRMINGAESARTIAHLSELFVLADQAGLLIDPDLAAERMKLVLKLAGIE, via the coding sequence ATGGTGAAAAAGTTAAAGCTGCTAAGAGCTAATGGTTCTTTTGAAAACTATGAACCTGGTAATACTGCTAGTTTTGAAATTCCTGAAAAGAAATTCCAAAGCAGGACCGCTTTTTCCGCTGCTCATGTTGTTTGTGACTCATTAGCGGTTGCATGTCCGTTAGGAAACCCCCAGATTCATTGGGAAGATACGTTATCTTATCGGCATTATCTTTGGTCCATGGGTCTTTCCGTTGCGGAAGCCATGGATACCGCCCAAAGAGGTATGGGACTTAGCTGGGAGGGTGCGAAGGAATTAATCAGACGTTCCAGTGCGGAAGCAAATGCAGTTGGCGGAAGGATAGCCTGTGGTGCAGGAACCGATCATTTGATACCCAATAGGAAATACTCCATGGAACAAATCATGGAAGCCTATGAAGAACAGTGTGCTTTTATCGAAGAGCAGGGTAGTCAAATTATTTTAATGGCAAGCAGGGCATTAGCGGCAAATGCGAAGAGCCCGGAAGATTATGCTCGCGTTTATAGCCATATCCTGTCCCAAGTTTCTCAACCTGTTATCTTACATTGGTTAGGTGATATGTTTGACCCATCCTTAACAGGGTACTGGGGACATAAAAATCTGTATGATGCAATGGAAGTTTGTTTAAACATCATTTGGGAAAATCAGGATAAGGTGGACGGGATAAAAATCTCGCTTCTGGATGCTGATAAGGAAATTGAGATGAGACGGCGATTACCAGAAGCTGTCAAGATGTACACGGGCGATGATTTTAACTACCCTGAATTAATTCGAGGAGACCATCACGGGTTTAGCCATGCCCTATTGGGTATTTTTGACGCAATCGCCCCGGCAGCCGCCGCAGCACTAACGGCCCTTGATCATGATGACGTGAATACCTATGAGTCCATATTAGAAAAAACAGTTCCATTATCCAGACATATTTTCCAAACTCCTACTTACTCGTATAAAACTGGAATTGTATTCATGGCATACTTGAATGGTCATCAGAATCATTTTCGAATGATTAACGGCGCTGAGAGTGCCAGAACAATTGCTCATTTATCAGAACTTTTTGTTCTGGCTGATCAAGCTGGGCTGCTTATAGACCCAGATTTAGCTGCAGAAAGAATGAAGCTAGTCCTCAAACTGGCCGGGATCGAATAG
- a CDS encoding hydroxyacid dehydrogenase, translating to MLRGIYLLDKFDLIYGSAYKEINKHVHIYAEPQTKGSIKENPSILSDADIILTGWGCPVMDQSFLDLAPNLKAVFYGAGSIKTIVTDEFWDKNIVITSAYEANALPVVEFTLSQILFSLKRGWYFFHQVNKKAAFPAREKVPGAYGSTVGLVSLGMIGRKVAEMLKQFDCRVIAYDPFVSEMEAKALNVEMCSLEDVFRRADVVSLHTPWIKETEGFITGDHISSMKHNGTLINTSRGAVIREQEMIEILQQRQDLYAILDVTHPEPPVKNSPLYSLENVILTPHIAGSLSAECQRLGNYMAQELGRYLRGEPLKWNITKEESIIMA from the coding sequence ATGCTTCGAGGGATTTACTTACTAGATAAATTTGATCTTATTTACGGAAGTGCATATAAAGAAATTAACAAACATGTACACATCTATGCAGAACCACAAACAAAAGGATCCATCAAAGAGAATCCTTCCATTTTGTCTGATGCGGATATTATTTTGACTGGATGGGGTTGTCCGGTCATGGATCAATCTTTTCTAGACTTAGCTCCAAATTTGAAAGCGGTTTTTTATGGTGCAGGATCGATTAAGACCATTGTAACAGATGAGTTTTGGGACAAAAACATCGTCATAACAAGTGCGTATGAAGCAAATGCGCTACCTGTTGTGGAATTTACGTTATCTCAAATTCTCTTTTCATTGAAACGGGGCTGGTACTTTTTCCATCAAGTAAATAAGAAAGCTGCTTTTCCAGCTAGAGAAAAGGTTCCAGGAGCTTATGGATCGACTGTTGGGCTTGTGTCCCTAGGAATGATTGGCCGGAAAGTCGCTGAAATGTTAAAGCAGTTTGATTGTAGAGTCATCGCATATGATCCTTTTGTTTCCGAAATGGAAGCCAAAGCTCTAAATGTTGAAATGTGTTCATTAGAGGATGTGTTTCGAAGAGCAGATGTCGTTTCCTTGCATACACCTTGGATTAAAGAAACGGAAGGCTTCATTACCGGTGACCATATTTCTTCCATGAAACATAATGGTACACTTATCAATACATCTAGAGGTGCTGTTATACGGGAGCAGGAGATGATTGAAATACTGCAGCAGCGTCAAGATCTTTATGCGATACTAGATGTAACACACCCAGAACCGCCCGTAAAGAACTCACCATTATACAGTTTGGAAAATGTCATATTGACTCCGCATATCGCTGGGTCGTTGTCAGCTGAATGTCAAAGACTGGGTAACTACATGGCACAAGAGCTTGGTCGTTATTTACGGGGTGAACCATTGAAATGGAATATAACGAAAGAAGAATCTATCATAATGGCATAG
- a CDS encoding isoprenyl transferase — MIMRIPFFTSTKLPEETINISGENIPAHIAMIMDGNGRWAQKRGMPRMAGHKEGISTVVKIVKSAVKYKVKALTLYTFSTENWKRPKPEVDTILKLPKEFLHIYLPDLMANDVRIETIGDIEHLPAHTRNAVQYAVDRTRDNNGLQLNFALNYGGRQEILGAMKELFADINDAKLSMDEVDEQTFSKYLYTDGLPDPDLLIRTGGEKRLSNYLPWQLAYTEFWFTDVLWPDFSEKEFIQALEEYGQRKRRYGGL, encoded by the coding sequence ATGATAATGAGAATACCCTTTTTTACTAGTACTAAACTTCCGGAAGAAACCATCAATATTTCAGGAGAAAATATACCGGCTCATATTGCTATGATTATGGACGGAAATGGACGCTGGGCGCAAAAGCGAGGCATGCCCAGAATGGCTGGCCATAAAGAAGGCATATCTACCGTCGTAAAGATCGTCAAGTCAGCAGTTAAATACAAGGTAAAGGCTCTGACTCTTTATACATTTTCCACGGAAAACTGGAAACGTCCAAAGCCCGAGGTCGACACCATCTTGAAACTTCCAAAGGAGTTTCTACATATATATTTGCCTGATCTTATGGCGAATGATGTACGCATTGAGACCATTGGCGATATAGAGCATCTTCCGGCCCATACACGAAATGCCGTCCAGTATGCAGTAGACCGTACTCGGGACAATAACGGTCTTCAGCTGAATTTTGCGCTCAACTATGGAGGTAGGCAAGAGATTCTGGGTGCCATGAAAGAACTATTCGCAGATATAAACGATGCGAAATTATCGATGGATGAAGTGGATGAACAGACGTTTTCAAAATACCTGTATACAGATGGTTTGCCAGACCCTGACTTGCTCATTCGAACTGGCGGCGAGAAACGATTGAGTAATTACTTGCCCTGGCAATTGGCCTACACCGAGTTCTGGTTTACCGATGTCCTTTGGCCAGATTTCTCCGAGAAGGAATTTATCCAGGCTCTTGAGGAGTACGGACAACGAAAGAGACGGTATGGGGGGCTATAA
- a CDS encoding ABC transporter ATP-binding protein: MLYTLKVIIVEAKLKEHAATLENNQTEQLSRGRGTSLEEDYNLSAKQIEYALSLIEKVKDEYELAIEPSLLTIKDLNRLIAYNRYKNKGTLVNLMKKGVLARK; encoded by the coding sequence TTGCTATATACACTAAAAGTAATAATCGTTGAGGCAAAACTAAAAGAGCATGCAGCTACATTAGAAAATAACCAAACAGAACAATTATCCCGTGGGAGAGGCACTAGCCTTGAAGAAGATTACAATCTATCAGCAAAGCAGATTGAGTATGCGCTATCGTTGATTGAAAAAGTAAAAGATGAATATGAACTGGCAATCGAACCATCCCTTTTAACGATTAAAGACCTTAATAGATTGATTGCTTACAATCGGTATAAGAATAAAGGGACACTTGTTAATCTAATGAAAAAGGGTGTTCTAGCTAGAAAATAG
- a CDS encoding sugar phosphate isomerase/epimerase family protein → MEHLTTIDRLSLNQITTGNWNLRQAVDGCVRQEIPWIALWRHKVEEIGLADSKRLVKDAGLKVSSLCRGGMFPAATESERQKRIDDNKRAIEEAAELGTDTLVLVCGPSSDKDIATARKMVADGIEQIVPFAADYGIKLGIEPLHPMYAAERCVIVTLNEANTIAEQYQPEQVGVVVDVFHVWWDPDLYNQIARAKGRILGFHVSDWIVPTPDLLMGRGMMGDGVIDIRKIRNAVEQTGYKGPIEVEIFNQRIWNQPGDEVLKVMKSRYLEHV, encoded by the coding sequence ATGGAACATTTAACAACCATTGACCGATTAAGCTTGAATCAAATTACGACAGGTAACTGGAATCTACGTCAAGCCGTTGACGGCTGCGTCCGGCAAGAAATCCCTTGGATTGCCTTATGGCGGCACAAAGTCGAGGAAATCGGCCTGGCAGATAGTAAGCGGTTGGTGAAAGATGCTGGACTTAAGGTATCAAGCCTTTGTCGTGGCGGTATGTTTCCGGCAGCAACAGAAAGTGAACGACAAAAACGAATCGATGATAATAAGCGGGCGATTGAAGAAGCAGCTGAACTGGGGACGGATACTTTGGTACTTGTATGCGGACCTTCATCAGATAAGGATATTGCAACAGCAAGAAAAATGGTTGCAGACGGTATCGAGCAGATTGTCCCATTTGCGGCAGACTATGGGATCAAATTAGGAATTGAACCGTTACACCCGATGTATGCTGCAGAAAGATGTGTCATTGTTACCCTTAATGAAGCAAATACCATTGCCGAACAATATCAGCCTGAACAGGTTGGTGTAGTAGTGGATGTTTTCCATGTGTGGTGGGATCCTGACCTGTACAATCAAATTGCACGTGCAAAGGGACGGATTCTTGGGTTCCATGTGTCAGACTGGATTGTACCGACACCCGATTTATTGATGGGGCGCGGGATGATGGGTGATGGTGTCATTGACATAAGAAAAATTAGAAATGCTGTTGAGCAGACGGGCTATAAAGGTCCGATTGAAGTAGAGATTTTCAACCAAAGAATATGGAATCAGCCTGGAGATGAAGTATTAAAAGTAATGAAGTCCCGCTATTTAGAACATGTTTAA
- a CDS encoding Gfo/Idh/MocA family protein: MDKQDGMNYAPKGPVKHVVEKGEFPFAAIGLDHGHIYGMCNGLIEAGGELVAVYDHDPIKLEKFCSTYPNVIPAASEEEILKNPSIKLIAAANIPVDRCDLGLRVLEAGKHFFVDKPGFTNLNQIEKAKKKTAETGLKWGIYYSERLHVESAVFAGQLIEEGAIGTVIQVTGMGPHRANPDSRPDWFFDPKYYGGILCDIGSHQVEQFLHYTGAKDAKVLHSKVANYNFKKYPKFEDYGDATLVADNGATFFFRVDWFTPDGLGTWGDGRVFILGTDGYIEIRKYIDIARENQGDHLYLVNHQGEKQYQLSGKVGCPFFGEFILDCLNGTENAMTQEHAFKAASLCIEAQEKAIKIETAERLSVN; the protein is encoded by the coding sequence ATGGATAAACAAGATGGAATGAACTACGCACCAAAAGGACCGGTAAAACATGTTGTAGAGAAAGGAGAATTCCCTTTTGCAGCCATTGGATTAGATCATGGTCATATCTATGGAATGTGTAACGGATTAATAGAAGCTGGCGGCGAACTTGTTGCAGTGTATGATCATGATCCAATTAAGCTTGAAAAATTTTGCAGTACTTATCCGAATGTAATCCCTGCTGCATCAGAAGAGGAGATCTTAAAAAATCCTTCCATCAAGCTAATTGCTGCAGCAAATATTCCTGTAGACCGTTGTGATCTAGGATTAAGAGTCCTTGAAGCAGGTAAACATTTTTTCGTTGATAAGCCAGGGTTTACAAACTTGAATCAAATAGAAAAAGCAAAGAAGAAAACAGCAGAAACTGGGTTGAAATGGGGAATTTATTATAGCGAACGTCTGCATGTAGAGAGTGCGGTCTTTGCTGGACAATTAATTGAAGAAGGAGCCATTGGCACAGTGATTCAAGTTACTGGAATGGGTCCGCACCGTGCAAATCCTGATAGCAGACCAGATTGGTTCTTTGATCCAAAGTATTATGGTGGTATTTTGTGTGACATCGGAAGTCATCAGGTTGAACAATTTCTACATTATACGGGTGCAAAAGATGCAAAAGTTTTGCACAGTAAAGTAGCGAATTACAACTTCAAAAAATATCCAAAATTTGAGGATTACGGGGATGCCACACTTGTTGCCGACAATGGAGCGACGTTTTTCTTCCGTGTGGATTGGTTCACACCAGATGGACTTGGTACATGGGGGGACGGTCGTGTATTTATTCTAGGAACAGATGGATACATTGAGATAAGAAAGTACATTGATATTGCCAGGGAAAATCAAGGAGACCATTTATATTTGGTTAATCATCAAGGTGAAAAACAATATCAGCTTTCAGGAAAGGTTGGCTGTCCATTCTTTGGCGAATTTATCTTAGATTGCTTGAATGGAACAGAAAATGCCATGACACAAGAACATGCTTTTAAGGCTGCCTCGTTATGTATTGAAGCACAAGAAAAAGCAATTAAAATTGAGACTGCTGAAAGGCTATCGGTTAATTAG
- a CDS encoding helix-turn-helix domain-containing protein — protein MPIIINIDVMLAKRKMSVTELSEKVGITMANLSILKNGKAKAIRFSTLEAICKALDCQPGDILEYRSDDL, from the coding sequence ATGCCGATAATAATAAATATTGATGTAATGCTGGCAAAAAGGAAAATGAGTGTTACGGAACTATCAGAGAAGGTTGGCATTACAATGGCCAATCTTTCCATCTTGAAAAATGGAAAGGCGAAGGCGATTAGATTTTCAACATTAGAAGCTATATGTAAGGCTTTGGATTGTCAACCAGGGGATATTTTAGAATACAGAAGTGACGATTTGTGA